The genomic DNA GCAACCTGACCGCCGCCCAGGAGCGCACCGTCGCCGAGGCGCTCCGCCTCGGCGAGGCATTGGGCGCGTTCGGCGCAGGTGATACCGGCGCAGGCGGGAGCGACGGTTCGTCCGACGGTGGCGACTCCTCCGAATCCGACAGCGATGATCTCGCCGAGACCGGCAGCGAGATCGGTGCTCCTCTGGCACTGACGCTCATCGCCCTCGGCGTCGGAGCGCTCGCGCTCGGGATCAGCCGCCGCCTCGGCCGCTGAGCCGCGGCCCGCGCTCACTCCTCTCCACCCCGCGCCATCTGGGGCAGTTCGGCGCCCTTTCCTTCCGCCGCGCGCCGTCTTCCGGCAGTTCGTCCGTACGCCGAGCTCGATCGGACAGCGACCCCGGCCGTCAGGCCCGTCGGCCGCGCGCCGTCTGCAGCCCGATGAGCAGGGCGATCACCAGCGCCCCGGCCACCAGCCCCAGTCCCCCCACGGCGACCGCGCCGCTGACGCCGACGACCGCCCCGAGCCCGGCGAGGGTGATGCCGTTGCCGGTGCGCATGCCGCTGGCGACCATCCCGTAGACCCCGACCACGCGTCCACGCTGGTGCTCCGGCGCCCGCAGCTGCACGATGGCCTGCCCCACGGAGGTGGCGGCGAGGTTCGCGACGCCTCCGACCACCAGCGCCGCCACCGCCACCGCGTAGTGGGTGGTGGTGGCGACGAGGACACTGGTCAGCCCGAACACCACGGCGGCGACGACTGCCGCCTTCACGTCGGCCCGGATGATCCCGGTGGCCTCGAGCAGGAAACCACCCACCACGCCGCCGATGCCGTTGGCGAACAGCAGCAGACCATAGCCGAGGTCGCCCTCCTCGCCCGCACCGAGGGCGTCGGCGAAGTTGGGCATCGACACCGTCAGCGAGGAACCGACGCACACCGCGATGAGACCGGCCAGCACGATCATCCCCACCAGCACCTTGTCCCCGGCCACACCGCGCAGCACCTTCCCGGTGTCCAGGATCGAAACGCGCTCGCGCAGTGTCATGCCGCTGCGGGTGTGCCCGGTGAAGGGGGTGCGCAGCATCAGCAGGGTCATCGGCAGATAGAACAGCACATTGGCGAAGATGCCCCAGGTCGTCCCGAGCAGCAGCATCAGCACGGAACCGACCACGGGCCCGGCCAGCACGCCGAGACTCTTGAAGGTGGCGTTCAACCGCACCGCGCTGGGCAGCTCGCGGGGATCGGCGAAGTCGTGGAGCATCAGCTGTTCGGCCGGGCCCCACAGCGCACCGGCGCATCCGTGCAGCACCAGCAGCACGCAGGCGCTCCACATCTCCAGTGTGCCGGTCAGGAACAGCACGCCCCAGGCCAGGGACACGAGGGCGAACAGGCCCTGGGCGATCTGGATGATGCGTCGGCAGTCGTACTTCTCCGCCAGGGTGCCGAACAGGACCGACAGCAGGAGGAAGGGCAGCCAATGGCTGATCACCTGGAAGCCGACCAGCCAGGGAGAGTGGAACGTCTGCCACAGCACCCAGTAGGTGATGACGTGCTCGATGTTGTCGCCCATCATCGAGAGTCCGGCGGTCATCAGGTAGGGCCGGGAGTGCTTGTCGCGCAGAGAGCCGAAGCGGCGAGGACGGAGCGTGGTGGTCATGCATCCTCCGTCCGTCGGCGGAGCCGTTCGCGCCGTCCTCTTAGGTTAAGCGCTGTCCAGGGTGGGCCACCTCCCTGTACCACGGCTTAACCGGCACGGGCAGGCGCTCCGGTCTCGTGCGGCACGCCAGCCGTCCCGCACGGCACGCTGCGCATCCGCGCGGTATGTCACCCGCCGTGAGCGGCACGAGTTCTGCGGGCCGCACGACCGGTGGGGCGGCCGGAACCGGTCGTGACGGTGCATAACCCGGCCGGGGACCGATCGCCGGCACCGCGTGTGCCGGAACGGACCGACACCGAGCGCGTTCGCCGTCTCGACAGCTGGAGGTCGCCCGCTCATGCGCCGAGGCGGCCGAGATGGCAGAGACGGCCGAGATGGCCGAGATGGCCGAGATGGCCGAGATGGCCGAGCCGATGAGCATCGATCAGGATCCGAGAAGCCCCTCCCCTGCGCCCCTCGTAAGCTGATCGACATCCCGACCGGCCCGACCTGGAGGAGAGCGCCTCATGGCCACCACGAAGACCCCGACGACGATCACGGGCACCGCGACCGTTCGAGCAGTCGGTGAGCGCCTGATCCTGCCTCTGCCCGAGTCCGCGAGCGCGCAGCTGCCCTCTCGTGGCCAGGTCGCGGCGATCGGCGCCCTGAACGATCACGAGATCGAGACAGTGCTCGAGCCCGACGGTCGCAAGGGGCATTGGGTCTCACTGGATGACGAGCTGCTGGCGGCCCTCGGGGCGGGCGACGGCGACGAGGTCACCTTCGAGCTGACCTCCACCAAGGACTGGCCCGAGCCGGAGGTGCCGGAGGATCTGGCCTCCGCTCTCGAGCAGGCGCCCGATATCGAGGAGACCTGGACGGGCATCACCTCGATGGCCCGCTGGGAGTGGGTGCGCTGGGTGGGCGCGACGAAGAATCCCGATACCCGCGCGAAGCGGGTCGACGTCTCGATCGACAAGATGCGCGGCGGCAAGCGTCGGCCGTGCTGTTTCGACCTGGCCTCCTGCACCGATCCCGAGCTGGCCAAGAGCGGGAAGCTCATCGGACTGGAGTGAGGCCGCGGGCTCAGCTGACGCACGGTCCCGCACTGCTGCCGGCGCTCGTTGCCCGTGCTGCGTGCCCGCGCTACGCGGCCGGCCGGCGTCGACGCCCGCACTCGCTCACGGTGCGATGCGGCCGGCTCGATCGCGGTGCCGCGACCGCGCGGCACCGCCGGCGACTCAGTCGTTCAGCCCGCACTCGCCATCGTCGTCGGCAGTCAGGCCCATGTCCTTGGCCCGACCGTCCTCGCCGATGGCGAAGATGTAATGCGCCTGGGAGTTCCCGGGCGCCGGTGCGGTGTAGAGCGGCGTGGGGCCTGTCTTGTCGACCGTGTACCGGTCGTAACCGGCCTCGATCTGCTCGGTGGTGGACCCCTCCTCGTCGTCCACCGAGCCCATCGTGATCCCCTCCGGCGTCTGGCTGTTCTCGGTGCCGGGGATGTTCACGACGCCGCGCGTCGGTGAGACCACGACGCCCGCGCCCGGGTTCTGCGCGCCCTCGTCGGGGTCCAGGTAGTACCAGGCGCAGTCGCCGATCTCCTGCCGGTCGGTGAGCAGGCCGGTGGCGACGGCGTCATCCTCCGACATGCCGAGTTCGAGCGCCTTATAGCCGTCCGGCCCGAGAGTGGCTGCACCGACGGTGGCGGGCGTCGTCCCGTTCGTGCCGGCGGCTGCCTCGGCCGTGCCGCCGGTGTCGGCCCGAGCGGCCGT from Brachybacterium sacelli includes the following:
- a CDS encoding MFS transporter, with the translated sequence MTTTLRPRRFGSLRDKHSRPYLMTAGLSMMGDNIEHVITYWVLWQTFHSPWLVGFQVISHWLPFLLLSVLFGTLAEKYDCRRIIQIAQGLFALVSLAWGVLFLTGTLEMWSACVLLVLHGCAGALWGPAEQLMLHDFADPRELPSAVRLNATFKSLGVLAGPVVGSVLMLLLGTTWGIFANVLFYLPMTLLMLRTPFTGHTRSGMTLRERVSILDTGKVLRGVAGDKVLVGMIVLAGLIAVCVGSSLTVSMPNFADALGAGEEGDLGYGLLLFANGIGGVVGGFLLEATGIIRADVKAAVVAAVVFGLTSVLVATTTHYAVAVAALVVGGVANLAATSVGQAIVQLRAPEHQRGRVVGVYGMVASGMRTGNGITLAGLGAVVGVSGAVAVGGLGLVAGALVIALLIGLQTARGRRA
- a CDS encoding YdeI/OmpD-associated family protein, whose protein sequence is MATTKTPTTITGTATVRAVGERLILPLPESASAQLPSRGQVAAIGALNDHEIETVLEPDGRKGHWVSLDDELLAALGAGDGDEVTFELTSTKDWPEPEVPEDLASALEQAPDIEETWTGITSMARWEWVRWVGATKNPDTRAKRVDVSIDKMRGGKRRPCCFDLASCTDPELAKSGKLIGLE